A single region of the Panthera uncia isolate 11264 chromosome D3 unlocalized genomic scaffold, Puncia_PCG_1.0 HiC_scaffold_9, whole genome shotgun sequence genome encodes:
- the DHX37 gene encoding probable ATP-dependent RNA helicase DHX37, with amino-acid sequence MGKLRRRYNVKGRQQATPGPSKGPPEPPPVLLELEDQGTLKGVDASNALVLPGKKKKKPKAPPLAKKEKKPLTKKERKMLQKILDQKEKKSQRAEMLQKLSEVQVSEAELRLFYTTSKLGTGNRMYHTKERSDEIEAQGQKISSLSGAHRKRPRKEAEDESSESSVESEPGEAPAAEPVEEAGAGPPPAPPGAGAGGPGSSGQPSLAATSSVPPAAAPTVARPPAKPAVFIPVDRSPEVQEERLKLPILAEEQVIMEAVAEHPIVIVCGETGSGKTTQVPQFLYEAGYTSDDSIIGITEPRRVAAVAMSQRVAKEMNLSQRVVSYQIRYEGNVTEETRIKFMTDGVLLKEIQKDFLLRRYKVVLIDEAHERSVYTDILIGLLSRIVSLRAKRHLPLKLVIMSATLRVEDFTQNQRLFARPPPVIKVESRQYPVTVHFNKRTPLEDYSGECFRKVCKIHRMLPPGGILVFLTGQAEVHALCRRLRRAFPHARRRPPEKEDQEDSVEEVRKFKKSRTRARKARAATLPQISLDSYSVLPAGEGDEDREAEMDEEEEEEALGSDLDLDLGDDGADGGAQPDASLPLHVLPLYSLLAPEKQAQVFQPPPEGTRLCVVATNVAETSLTIPGIKYVVDCGKVKRRHYDRVTGVSSFRVTWVSQASADQRAGRAGRTEPGHCYRLYSSAVFGDFEPFPPPEITRRPVEDLILQMKALNIEKVINFPFPTPPSAEALVAAEELLVALGALQAPQKTERVKQLQRSRLSCPITALGRTMATFPVAPRYAKMLALSRQHGCLPYAITLVAAMTVRELFEELDRPATSDEELARLKGKRARVAQMKRIWAGQGASLQLGDIMVLLGAVGACEYSGCSPQFCEANGLRYKAMMEIRRLRGQLTTAVNTVCPEAGLFVDPKMQPPSESQVTYLRQIVVAGLGDHLARRVQSEDLPDDKWKNAYKTPLLDDPVFIHPSSVLFRELPEFVVYQEIVETTKMYMKGVSAVEVQWIPALLPSYCQFDKPLKTPPPAYCPEKGRVQCHRTSVFYRVGWPLPAVQVDFPEGIDCYKHFARFLLEGQVFPQLASRRGCLLSSPGTMLKTWARLQPRTESLLRALAAERASCRDALLAAWKKNPKYLLTEYCQWLPQAMHADVEKAWPPACDH; translated from the exons ATGGGGAAGCTGCGCCGGCGCTACAACGTCAAGGGGCGCCAGCAGGCGACCCCCGGCCCCTCGAAGGGCCCCCCGGAACCGCCCCCCGTCCTGCTGGAACTAGAGG ATCAGGGCACGCTGAAAGGAGTTGACGCAAGCAATGCGCTGGTTTTGccgggaaagaagaaaaagaagcccaaGGCCCCTCCCCTGGCGAAGAAGGAGAAGAAGCCTCTGACCAAGAAAGAGCGGAAAATGCTGCAGAAGATCTTAgatcagaaggagaaaaagagccaG CGAGCGGAGATGCTGCAGAAATTGAGTGAAGTCCAGGTCTCAGAAGCCGAGCTGAGACTCTTTTACACCACGTCCAAGCTGGGCACTGGGAACCGCATGTACCACACCAAAGA GAGGTCTGACGAGATCGAAGCCCAGGGGCAGAAGATCAGCAGCCTCAGCGGGGCCCATCGGAAGCGCCCCCGCAAGGAGGCAGAAGATGAGTCATCCGAGTCCTCGGTGGAGTCTGAGCCTGGTGAGGCCCCTGCCGCCGAGCCCGTGGAGGAGGCTGGTGCGGGGCCGCCGCCAGCTCCACcgggggcaggggccgggggccCCGGCTCCAGCGGCCAGCCCTCTCTGGCCGCGACGTCGTCGGTACCTCCCGCAGCAGCCCCCACCGTGGCCAGGCCCCCAGCGAAGCCCGCCGTCTTCATCCCTGTGGACCGCTCCCCCGAAGTGCAG GAAGAACGGCTAAAGCTCCCAATTCTTGCTGAAGAGCAAGTGATCATGGAGGCGGTGGCCGAGCACCCCATCGTCATCGTGTGTGGTGAGACCGGCAGCGGGAAGACCACGCAGGTGCCACAGTTTCTCTACGAAGCAGGCTACaccag cGACGACAGCATCATTGGCATCACAGAGCCCCGCCGCGTGGCTGCTGTGGCCATGTCCCAGCGGGTGGCCAAGGAGATGAATCTGTCACAGCG GGTCGTCTCCTATCAAATCCGATATGAGGGAAATGTGACCGAAGAGACCAGGATCAAGTTCATGACAGATGGCGTGTTGCTCAAGGAGATCCAGAAG gacttCCTGCTGCGGAGGTACAAGGTGGTGCTCATTGACGAAGCCCACGAGAGGAGCGTGTACACGGACATCCTCATCGGCCTCCTGTCCCGCATCGTGTCTCTCCGGGCGAAG AGGCACCTGCCGCTGAAGCTGGTCATCATGTCGGCCACGCTGCGGGTGGAGGACTTCACGCAGAACCAGCGGCTCTTCGCCCGGCCGCCCCCGGTCATCAAG GTGGAGTCCAGGCAGTACCCGGTGACGGTGCATTTCAACAAGCGGACGCCGCTGGAAGACTACAGTGGCGAGTGCTTCCGGAAGGTCTGCAAAATCCACCGCATGCTCCCGCCAG GGGGCATCCTGGTGTTCCTGACGGGGCAGGCAGAGGTGCACGCACTGTGCCGCAGGCTGAGGAGAGCCTTCCCGCACGCCAGACGCAGGCCTCCAG AAAAGGAAGATCAGGAAGATTCAGTAGAGGAAGTGCGGAAGTTTAAGAAGTCGAGGACAAGAGCGAGGAAGGCCCGGGCAGCG ACGTTGCCGCAGATCAGTCTGGACAGCTACTCGGTGTTGCCTGCAGGCGAAGGCGACGAGGACAGGGAGGCGGAAatggacgaggaggaggaggaggaggccctgGGCTCCGACCTTGACCTGGACTTGGGGGACGACGGGGCAGACGGAG GTGCACAGCCGGATGCGTCACTGCCCCTCCACGTGCTCCCGCTCTACTCCCTGCTGGCCCCGGAGAAGCAGGCGCAG GTCTTCCAGCCTCCCCCGGAAGGGACACGGCTGTGCGTCGTGGCCACCAACGTGGCCGAGACGTCCCTCACCATCCCGGGCATCAAGTACGTGGTGGACTGTGGGAAAGTGAAGAGGCGTCACTATGACCGCGTCACTGGCGTGTCCTCCTTCCGAGTCACCTGGGTGTCACAGGCCTCAGCCGACCAGCGGGCGGGCCGAGCGGGCCGGACAGAGCCAGGCCACTGCTACAG GCTCTATTCATCTGCGGTTTTCGGTGACTTTGAGCCATTTCCTCCTCCTGAAATCACCCGGAGGCCGGTTGAAGACTTGATCCTTCAGATGAAAGCACTCAACATTGAAAAG GTCATCAACTTCCCCTTTCCAACCCCTCCCTCCGCGGAGGCCCTCGTCGCCGCCGAGGAGCTGCTGGTGGCGCTGGGTGCCCTGCAGGCGCCCCAGAAGACAGAAAG GGTGAAGCAGCTGCAGAGGTCCCGGCTGAGCTGCCCCATCACCGCGCTGGGCAGGACCATGGCCACGTTCCCCGTGGCGCCCCGCTACGCCAAGATGCTGGCGCTGAGCAGACAACACGGCTGCCTGCCCTACGCCATCACCCTCGTGGCTGCCATGACGGTCCGGGAGCTGTTCGAGGAGCTGGACAG ACCGGCCACCAGTGACGAGGAGCTCGCCAGGCTGAAGGGCAAGCGGGCCCGGGTGGCCCAGATGAAAAGGATCTGGGCCGGGCAGGGCGCCTCTCTCCAGCTCGGGGACATCATGGTGCTGCTGG GTGCCGTGGGAGCCTGTGAGTACTCCGGCTGCTCGCCCCAGTTCTGCGAGGCCAACGGGCTTCGGTACAAGGCCATGATGGAGATCCGGCGCCTGCGGGGCCAGCTGACCACCGCAG TCAATACCGTGTGCCCCGAGGCCGGGCTCTTCGTGGACCCCAAGATGCAGCCACCTTCCGAGAGCCAGGTGACCTACCTGCGGCAGATCGTGGTGGCCGGCCTGGGCGACCACCTGGCCCGCAGGGTCCAGAGCGAGGACCTGCCGGACGACAAGTGGAAGAACGCCTACAAG ACGCCTCTCCTCGATGACCCCGTCTTCATCCACCCCAGTTCCGTCCTTTTCAGAGAGCTCCCTGAATTTGTGGTCTACCAGGAAATCGTGGAGACGACCAAGATGTACATGAAAG GCGTCTCGGCCGTGGAGGTCCAGTGGATCCCAGCCCTGCTGCCTTCCTACTGCCAGTTCGACAAGCCCCTGAAGACGCCGCCCCCTGCCTACTGCCCCGAGAAGGGGCGGGTCCAGTGTCACCGGACCAGCGTGTTCT ACCGTGTCG